From Microplitis mediator isolate UGA2020A chromosome 11, iyMicMedi2.1, whole genome shotgun sequence, one genomic window encodes:
- the LOC130677678 gene encoding uncharacterized protein PF3D7_1120600-like isoform X2, with amino-acid sequence MNNFSTPVKSSQSISTDDGMKDKTDNTKIKIASNQKMLMLGNKDLEDMKRLMLDSNKQTKEMSASIGRAARKLEEVSDAMLNALKVMTKWYRAELDPEKTKAEAAKLEAEKKTSDVEDKIKAQIAKSDGKKNCFRCAKPGHRIEECSLPKDMWFCYYCQEIRSHKGSECKDGRLKSKVINNNNIKSRGKLDRQGINRVRNNVNSEPYENDRRYKNYNKNNHYSAQNAPKRDSDSAKRVTDGKQGKRLLNKGLIDEIKFIADSGATDHIVKNRLTLSNFEKCENKVIKRANKNKSADILIDGKGDLLLYTNQDNKIIKLSNVISAKDVSDNLLSLRKLVDKGFKINLDDKIFRVFSENLKEIILEGIYEKPNWIFNFKVKNYIDDENKLDWEYNAYCCKAVMIQEDDTNESEVDLQRKEGDSENEEVKDSSIRREEEVTTSPEIEQHPENTNDDIFNWDSSLITRNTIKLNDIESIKNLEELFTSNPLEQGTTESGKINEAMLWHVRLGHASLNYLKKSQKVYSKLEKVKFDDSIL; translated from the exons ATGAACAACTTCTCAACTCCTGTCAAATCAAGCCAGTCAATAA GTACAGATGATGGTATGAAAGATAAGACTGATAATACCAAGATTAAAATTGCGAGTAACCAAAAGATGTTAATGCTTGGCAATAAGGATTTAGAAGACATGAAGAGGTTGATGTTGGATTCAAATAAGCAGACTAAAGAGATGTCAGCATCAATTGGAAGAGCAGCTAGAAAGCTCGAGGAAGTTTCTGACGCGATGTTAAATGCCTTAAAGGTGATGACAAAATGGTACAGAGCAGAGTTAGATCCGGAAAAGACTAAAGCAGAAGCAGCTAAG TTAGAAGCAGAGAAGAAGACCAGCGACGTAGAAGACAAAATCAAAGCACAGATAGCAAAATCTGATGGCAAGAAGAATTGCTTTCGATGTGCTAAGCCTGGACACAGAATTGAAGAGTGTTCATTACCAAAAGATATGTGGTTCTGCTACTACTGTCAGGAGATAAGATCTCACAAGGGTTCGGAGTGTAAGGACGGCAGACTTAAAAGTAaggttataaataataataatatcaaatcTAGAGGTAAATTAGATAGACAGGGAATTAATAGAGTTAGAAATAATGTGAATTCTGAGCCATATGAGAATGATAgacgttataaaaattacaataaaaataatcattactCAGCTCAAAATGCACCCAAACGGGATAGTGATAGTGCAAAAAGAGTGACTGATGGAAAACAAGGTAAGAGACTATTAAATAAAGGTTTAATAGAtgagattaaatttattgctgATTCAGGAGCAACCGATCACATAGTAAAGAATCGATTGACACTAAGTAACTttgaaaaatgtgaaaataaagtaattaagagAGCTAATAAGAATAAATCGGCTGACATTTTAATAGATGGAAAAGGTGATCTTTTGCTCTACACGAATCAAGATAacaagataattaaattatccaaTGTTATTAGTGCTAAAGATGTatcagataatttattatcattaagaAAATTAGTAGATAAAGGATTTAAGATTAATTTAGACGATAAGATTTTTCGAGTAtttagtgaaaatttaaaagaaataatactaGAGGGAATATATGAAAAACCCAACTGGATCTTTAACTTCAAAGTTAAGAATTACATCGACGATGAAAACAAATTAGATTGGGAATACAACGCTTATTGTTGTAAAGCTGTAATGATTCAAGAAGATGATACCAACGAATCTGAAGTAGATTTGCAAAGGAAGGAGGGAGATTCAGAAAACGAAGAGGTCAAGGATTCCTCAATTAGGAGGGAGGAAGAAGTTACAACATCTCCAGAAATAGAACAACATCCTGAAAATACAAATGATGACATATTTAATTGGGATTCTAGTTTAATAACTAGAAATACAATTAAGTTGAATGACATTGAGAGCATTAAGAATTTAGAAGAGTTATTCACATCAAATCCATTAGAACAAGGAACAACAGAGTCAGGCAAAATAAATGAAGCTATGTTATGGCATGTAAGACTTGGTCATGCTTCATTGAATTATCTCAAGAAATCACAGAAAGTATACAGCAAATTAGAGAAAGTTAAATttgatgattcaattttataa
- the LOC130677678 gene encoding uncharacterized protein PF3D7_1120600-like isoform X1: MNNFSTPVKSSQSISTDDGMKDKTDNTKIKIASNQKMLMLGNKDLEDMKRLMLDSNKQTKEMSASIGRAARKLEEVSDAMLNALKVMTKWYRAELDPEKTKAEAAKVKNSHTIPTFPNKTNLEVTTGNNIIVRDLNVIKDTLLSNQSKINVRREYKLTQKSNYNIWFDYLKSELTSCDLLDVIDENNSNNNNLSSSMSNKKKCLIRDIIINHLDEDYHKRILDISEPVEILKRIKECRKEQINVTSSSVRKRLYSIKMKKNEKVSDFCERFDQIIREYESCGYGEQLTEQEIRSAFYQAISPINPQLMSADFIKRSHSKEMTLNEMKSFILQLEAEKKTSDVEDKIKAQIAKSDGKKNCFRCAKPGHRIEECSLPKDMWFCYYCQEIRSHKGSECKDGRLKSKVINNNNIKSRGKLDRQGINRVRNNVNSEPYENDRRYKNYNKNNHYSAQNAPKRDSDSAKRVTDGKQGKRLLNKGLIDEIKFIADSGATDHIVKNRLTLSNFEKCENKVIKRANKNKSADILIDGKGDLLLYTNQDNKIIKLSNVISAKDVSDNLLSLRKLVDKGFKINLDDKIFRVFSENLKEIILEGIYEKPNWIFNFKVKNYIDDENKLDWEYNAYCCKAVMIQEDDTNESEVDLQRKEGDSENEEVKDSSIRREEEVTTSPEIEQHPENTNDDIFNWDSSLITRNTIKLNDIESIKNLEELFTSNPLEQGTTESGKINEAMLWHVRLGHASLNYLKKSQKVYSKLEKVKFDDSIL, encoded by the exons ATGAACAACTTCTCAACTCCTGTCAAATCAAGCCAGTCAATAA GTACAGATGATGGTATGAAAGATAAGACTGATAATACCAAGATTAAAATTGCGAGTAACCAAAAGATGTTAATGCTTGGCAATAAGGATTTAGAAGACATGAAGAGGTTGATGTTGGATTCAAATAAGCAGACTAAAGAGATGTCAGCATCAATTGGAAGAGCAGCTAGAAAGCTCGAGGAAGTTTCTGACGCGATGTTAAATGCCTTAAAGGTGATGACAAAATGGTACAGAGCAGAGTTAGATCCGGAAAAGACTAAAGCAGAAGCAGCTAAGGTAAAGAATTCACATACAATTCCTACTTTCCCAAATAAAACCAATTTAGAAGTTACAACTGggaataatattattgttagaGACTTGAACGTAATTAAAGATACATTACTATCAAATCAAAGTAAGATCAATGTTAGAAGAGAATACAAATTAACTCAAAAATCAAACTATAATATCTggtttgattatttaaaatcagaaCTTACTAGTTGTGATTTATTAGATGTAATAGATGAAaataatagcaataataataatttatcaagttcaatgagtaacaaaaaaaagtgtcTTATTAGAgatattattatcaatcattTAGATGAAGACTATCACAAGAGAATTCTTGATATTTCTGAACccgtagaaattttaaaaagaattaaagaaTGTAGAAAAGAACAGATAAACGTTACGTCAAGTTCTGTTAGAAAAAGATTGTATTCAATTAAGATGAAAAAGAATGAGAAAGTTAGTGATTTTTGTGAAAGATTTGACCAGATCATTAGAGAATATGAATCTTGCGGATATGGGGAACAATTAACTGAGCAAGAAATTAGATCTGCATTTTATCAAGCTATATCCCCAATAAATCCCCAATTAATGTCCGCAGATTTTATTAAGAGATCTCATTCAAAAGAGATGACATTAAACGAAATGAAATCTTTTATTCTACAGTTAGAAGCAGAGAAGAAGACCAGCGACGTAGAAGACAAAATCAAAGCACAGATAGCAAAATCTGATGGCAAGAAGAATTGCTTTCGATGTGCTAAGCCTGGACACAGAATTGAAGAGTGTTCATTACCAAAAGATATGTGGTTCTGCTACTACTGTCAGGAGATAAGATCTCACAAGGGTTCGGAGTGTAAGGACGGCAGACTTAAAAGTAaggttataaataataataatatcaaatcTAGAGGTAAATTAGATAGACAGGGAATTAATAGAGTTAGAAATAATGTGAATTCTGAGCCATATGAGAATGATAgacgttataaaaattacaataaaaataatcattactCAGCTCAAAATGCACCCAAACGGGATAGTGATAGTGCAAAAAGAGTGACTGATGGAAAACAAGGTAAGAGACTATTAAATAAAGGTTTAATAGAtgagattaaatttattgctgATTCAGGAGCAACCGATCACATAGTAAAGAATCGATTGACACTAAGTAACTttgaaaaatgtgaaaataaagtaattaagagAGCTAATAAGAATAAATCGGCTGACATTTTAATAGATGGAAAAGGTGATCTTTTGCTCTACACGAATCAAGATAacaagataattaaattatccaaTGTTATTAGTGCTAAAGATGTatcagataatttattatcattaagaAAATTAGTAGATAAAGGATTTAAGATTAATTTAGACGATAAGATTTTTCGAGTAtttagtgaaaatttaaaagaaataatactaGAGGGAATATATGAAAAACCCAACTGGATCTTTAACTTCAAAGTTAAGAATTACATCGACGATGAAAACAAATTAGATTGGGAATACAACGCTTATTGTTGTAAAGCTGTAATGATTCAAGAAGATGATACCAACGAATCTGAAGTAGATTTGCAAAGGAAGGAGGGAGATTCAGAAAACGAAGAGGTCAAGGATTCCTCAATTAGGAGGGAGGAAGAAGTTACAACATCTCCAGAAATAGAACAACATCCTGAAAATACAAATGATGACATATTTAATTGGGATTCTAGTTTAATAACTAGAAATACAATTAAGTTGAATGACATTGAGAGCATTAAGAATTTAGAAGAGTTATTCACATCAAATCCATTAGAACAAGGAACAACAGAGTCAGGCAAAATAAATGAAGCTATGTTATGGCATGTAAGACTTGGTCATGCTTCATTGAATTATCTCAAGAAATCACAGAAAGTATACAGCAAATTAGAGAAAGTTAAATttgatgattcaattttataa